The Roseovarius sp. EL26 genome has a window encoding:
- a CDS encoding LysR family transcriptional regulator, whose protein sequence is MSIIPPRPKGPPLNALRAFEAAARLGGFAQASEELCVTPGAISQHIKALEDWTGTPLFQRKAHGVMLTEAGQQLQPHFTHAFDAMSDATRALRSTMAQPTVTIAALPSVAQLWLSPRLPALRAAMPGTRLTVLAMETPPNLNREMIDISLFIRAPSGATNEHILTDDQIFPVCTPELAAQITRPADLAQQMLLHDESWSGDWDLWARNHGQGFIPEQMGSKYSLYSLALEEARAGAGILIGHAPLVHRDLEKGNLVRPIGGAVATSQALIMEISPPQNVAEEVSNCAQHLLEN, encoded by the coding sequence ATGTCTATTATCCCACCCCGCCCCAAAGGCCCGCCCCTCAATGCCCTGCGCGCGTTTGAGGCGGCGGCCCGATTGGGCGGGTTTGCCCAAGCCAGCGAGGAACTCTGCGTCACGCCCGGTGCGATCTCACAACATATCAAAGCGCTGGAGGACTGGACCGGCACACCTTTGTTTCAACGCAAGGCGCACGGGGTGATGTTAACCGAAGCCGGTCAACAACTGCAGCCACATTTCACCCATGCATTTGATGCGATGAGCGATGCCACCCGTGCCCTGCGGTCCACGATGGCACAGCCAACTGTAACAATCGCCGCCTTGCCCAGTGTCGCGCAGCTTTGGCTTTCGCCGCGCCTACCTGCCCTGCGGGCAGCAATGCCCGGCACTCGGCTTACCGTTTTGGCGATGGAAACCCCTCCCAATCTGAACCGCGAGATGATTGATATCAGCCTGTTCATTCGCGCACCCTCCGGGGCTACAAACGAACATATCCTTACAGACGATCAGATTTTTCCTGTGTGCACACCCGAACTGGCGGCGCAAATTACCCGACCAGCAGATCTGGCGCAGCAAATGTTGCTCCATGACGAAAGCTGGTCTGGCGATTGGGATCTTTGGGCGCGGAACCATGGCCAAGGGTTTATCCCTGAACAGATGGGGTCAAAGTATTCTCTCTATAGTCTGGCGCTGGAAGAGGCACGCGCTGGCGCAGGCATATTGATCGGTCATGCACCACTTGTGCATCGGGATCTGGAAAAGGGAAATCTTGTGCGCCCTATAGGCGGTGCCGTTGCAACCAGCCAAGCGCTGATCATGGAAATATCTCCACCTCAGAACGTTGCTGAAGAGGTGTCAAATTGCGCTCAACACCTGTTGGAAAATTAG
- a CDS encoding serine hydroxymethyltransferase, whose amino-acid sequence MTLSKRNWVPEHCETRVQDIANATAVLTGSETLNRIDALAVRNKEIHERECFNLNPATNVMNPRAEALLSSGIGSRPSLGYPGDKYEMGLEAIEEIEVMAAELCAEVFDAKYAEIRVPSGAIANLYAFMTVCKPGDTIIAPPAAIGGHVTHHGAGCAGLYGLNAIPAPVSADGYTVDVDALRDLAQQTKPKLITIGGSLNLFEHPVREIREIADSVGAKLLFDAAHQCGIIAGKAWKNPLAEGAHLMTMSTYKSLGGPAGGLIVTNEADLAQRLDEIAFPGMTANFDAAKSAALAVSMLDWREHGEDYAQSMIQLAQALAQALADLGEPVFTAPQGFTHSHQFALEAAAYGGGQAASKKLRKAGLLACGIGLPIAEVAGDMNGLRIGTPELTRWGMTTAHAKQLAGLISQALHSDAPEALLPEVSAWRQEFTQLHYVVS is encoded by the coding sequence ATGACATTATCCAAGCGAAACTGGGTGCCCGAGCATTGCGAGACGCGTGTACAAGACATTGCTAACGCGACTGCGGTCCTGACCGGTTCTGAGACATTGAACCGAATTGATGCGCTGGCCGTGCGCAACAAAGAGATCCACGAACGTGAGTGTTTCAACCTCAATCCAGCCACCAACGTGATGAACCCACGGGCTGAGGCTTTGCTGTCTTCAGGTATCGGATCACGTCCCTCGCTGGGCTACCCCGGCGACAAGTATGAAATGGGGCTAGAGGCGATCGAAGAAATCGAAGTGATGGCCGCAGAGCTTTGCGCTGAAGTGTTCGATGCCAAATATGCAGAGATCCGCGTGCCCTCAGGCGCGATTGCGAACCTCTATGCTTTTATGACGGTCTGTAAACCTGGTGATACGATTATCGCGCCACCCGCGGCCATTGGCGGGCATGTCACTCACCACGGGGCGGGTTGTGCCGGTCTTTATGGGCTGAATGCCATTCCGGCTCCGGTCAGTGCTGATGGCTATACAGTTGATGTCGATGCTCTACGGGATCTGGCGCAGCAGACCAAGCCCAAGCTGATCACCATCGGCGGTAGCCTGAACCTGTTTGAACATCCCGTGCGAGAGATTCGCGAGATCGCAGATAGCGTTGGTGCAAAGCTGCTGTTCGATGCGGCACATCAATGCGGGATCATCGCTGGTAAGGCATGGAAAAACCCGTTGGCTGAGGGCGCGCATCTGATGACGATGAGCACCTATAAAAGCCTTGGTGGACCAGCAGGCGGGTTGATCGTCACCAATGAAGCGGATCTGGCGCAGCGTTTGGATGAAATCGCCTTTCCTGGGATGACGGCAAACTTTGATGCGGCCAAATCAGCGGCGCTTGCTGTGTCGATGCTAGATTGGCGTGAACACGGCGAAGACTATGCGCAATCGATGATCCAACTGGCGCAGGCCTTGGCTCAGGCGTTGGCGGATCTGGGCGAGCCGGTATTTACTGCACCGCAGGGCTTCACACATTCGCATCAGTTCGCGCTTGAAGCGGCCGCTTATGGCGGTGGTCAGGCTGCTTCCAAAAAACTGCGCAAGGCGGGACTTCTGGCCTGTGGTATTGGCCTGCCAATTGCCGAGGTCGCGGGGGACATGAATGGCTTGCGGATTGGCACGCCGGAATTGACCCGTTGGGGTATGACAACTGCCCACGCGAAACAATTAGCCGGGCTCATTTCACAAGCGCTTCACTCTGATGCGCCCGAGGCGCTTTTGCCGGAAGTTTCAGCCTGGCGGCAGGAGTTTACGCAATTGCACTATGTTGTGAGCTGA
- the glpD gene encoding glycerol-3-phosphate dehydrogenase, with amino-acid sequence MPNPLENSSEQHVYDLFVIGGGINGCGIARDAAGRGYSVALAEMNDLASATSSASTKLFHGGLRYLEYFEIRLVREALKEREVLLRNMPHISWPMRFVLPYHKDMRFESSTPAAKLLSFFMPWMKGRRPAWMIRLGLFMYDHLGGREILPATKTLDLHRTIEGVPLQDKYQQAYEYSDCWIQDSRLVVLNARDAAARGAAIMTRTRVVSAVVEGDLWVVTLLDEATGEERVVRSRMVVNASGPWVMDVIQNTTHSKSNDNIRLVRGSHIVTRKLFEHDKCYFFQGSDGRIIFAIPYEQDFTLIGTTDSDHPDPDTSPECSAEEQQYLIDFASKYFEQPLSDDDVIWTYSGVRPLYNDGASSASAVTREYVLKVEDQAGAPLLNVFGGKITTYRKLAEAALEHIKGALPDSNAGAEWTQIAPLPGGDFPVGDVAKLRANLRADYRFLDDVWAHRLIRHYGTEAWEVLGDATDISDLGQNFGGTITEREVRWSISHEWTQSAEDFLWRRTRLGLCLDKTEIDALTTAIADIISSQHSAIA; translated from the coding sequence ATGCCAAATCCCCTTGAGAACAGCTCCGAGCAACACGTCTACGACCTCTTTGTCATTGGCGGTGGCATCAATGGTTGCGGCATCGCCCGTGATGCAGCCGGTCGCGGGTATAGCGTAGCGTTGGCGGAAATGAACGATCTGGCCTCGGCAACATCTTCGGCCTCAACCAAGTTGTTCCATGGCGGGCTGCGCTATCTTGAATATTTCGAAATTCGTCTGGTGCGCGAGGCGCTGAAAGAACGCGAAGTTCTGTTGCGCAACATGCCGCACATCAGCTGGCCGATGCGGTTTGTTCTGCCCTACCACAAGGATATGAGGTTTGAGAGTAGCACGCCAGCCGCAAAGCTATTGTCATTCTTCATGCCGTGGATGAAGGGACGTCGCCCCGCATGGATGATCCGGCTTGGATTGTTCATGTATGACCATCTGGGGGGGCGCGAAATTCTACCCGCCACAAAGACGCTTGATCTGCACCGCACCATTGAAGGCGTGCCGTTACAGGACAAATACCAACAGGCCTATGAATATTCCGACTGCTGGATTCAGGATTCGCGGCTGGTTGTTCTGAATGCCCGCGATGCCGCAGCGCGTGGCGCAGCGATCATGACACGGACGCGGGTTGTATCGGCGGTAGTCGAAGGTGACCTCTGGGTCGTCACATTGCTAGACGAGGCTACAGGCGAAGAGCGCGTGGTGCGCTCGCGTATGGTCGTCAATGCTAGCGGGCCATGGGTGATGGATGTGATTCAAAACACCACCCACAGCAAATCCAACGATAATATCCGGCTGGTGCGGGGCAGCCATATCGTTACCCGTAAGCTGTTTGAGCATGACAAGTGCTATTTCTTTCAAGGCAGCGATGGCCGGATCATATTTGCCATCCCCTATGAGCAGGATTTCACCTTGATCGGCACAACTGACAGTGACCATCCTGATCCTGATACGTCGCCCGAATGCAGCGCCGAGGAACAACAATACCTGATTGATTTTGCATCAAAGTATTTTGAGCAACCTCTCTCAGACGATGATGTCATCTGGACCTATTCCGGGGTGCGGCCACTTTACAATGATGGGGCAAGTTCTGCCTCGGCAGTAACACGTGAATATGTTTTGAAAGTCGAAGATCAAGCCGGTGCACCGCTGTTGAATGTCTTTGGTGGCAAGATCACTACCTATCGAAAGCTGGCCGAGGCCGCGCTTGAGCACATCAAGGGCGCGCTACCCGATAGCAACGCTGGAGCGGAATGGACGCAAATCGCACCCCTGCCCGGGGGTGATTTTCCGGTTGGTGATGTTGCAAAGTTGCGGGCCAATTTACGTGCAGATTATCGGTTTTTGGATGACGTATGGGCGCACCGCCTGATCCGCCACTATGGAACAGAGGCGTGGGAGGTTCTGGGCGATGCCACTGACATCTCTGACCTTGGGCAAAACTTTGGCGGCACTATCACGGAACGTGAGGTGCGTTGGTCCATTTCGCATGAATGGACGCAAAGTGCCGAGGATTTTTTGTGGCGGCGCACCCGGCTCGGCCTGTGTTTGGACAAGACCGAGATTGATGCGCTCACCACTGCCATCGCTGATATTATCAGCTCACAACATAGTGCAATTGCGTAA
- a CDS encoding NAD(P)-dependent oxidoreductase yields MTDLAAQRLASLEATRNGPPARTANPFFGVGPITDVVKDEAEGRQNRYDFDRWLETTYRKLDDTGKDLGPFTTAEIGRSMHRGYPADAILLDMMHHIHRYFGFPMSNQMAVGLGGGHSGFTVAIMHLMNPNLDGQKLFVDTPAPETEAAKAGGFFRQSWGTQIVEMQRFAQNGHDDKVVFAGDEGSIPSADELDAMGITLFVGVGHETTGATTYTEEEVKGLLEWLDRDPENRHAMIDATSMLGAMPWSQDVVDGFLTKCNIFTPFQKAIGGISGYFLASFTPAAIQLIEDNQKNPAWAIARQLKLVVPKDAKKPLSGEKTVGLGPFYDPAANKMIGGVINTFSSLAFAETTFGLLRVEKKFGASSVMNQRSADNRQRINDWLAGQDLLRAGVANADKRGAAVTLLAVNDPDITDADVHARIIARSKQLLGYEGLTHPNGWHEAGLDAARYVNAFPGTPGDYRAWMGGIREQDDIVALLENISYAYLRAKIVVLEELLAADGTTFDAPEESGANVRKDDPNRAYRILIADLVGLKFGADGEPDPSEVQAHIEANGGTFTVGAWDGSDLPAGQHFFYQPDLSTNEELTAACCGNQYDAVIAAATFFPDGATFPEGGVRIGAGTGNMACACWGGGDGAGGSAPLMNTPSFNSRATAQMAMKALLKVMPNLDVADMHDRVVKGDFDTGKHLRDYPTEKLEGKRMAVISYGNIGREVAKLAKAFGMSVSIFARENHRKWIESEGYTFAATPEEAAAGADVLSPHTGLGAKGADGTFANAGLVGASVLNALNDGAIIVNYDRGEVIDADALHAAMDSGKVAYAAIDADLFVNDDGSLFGPMVPYRPLIEAFPGRLELLPHAAADTEHTSRVDGAKQAVDQILSCIRYRHVINCKGDVPAGYTSGGAQTVPGVGKVSGSVIANAAADTDALGRLRDASETLAAIWGAIESTRDPIRRAELIASHGEALTLAANTLRTDCDALGLNGGYA; encoded by the coding sequence ATGACTGACCTCGCCGCCCAAAGACTTGCCTCTCTCGAAGCAACGCGCAATGGCCCCCCAGCCCGTACTGCCAACCCGTTCTTCGGTGTTGGTCCGATCACCGATGTGGTCAAGGACGAAGCCGAAGGACGTCAAAACCGTTACGACTTTGATCGTTGGTTGGAAACCACCTACCGCAAGTTGGACGATACCGGCAAGGATCTGGGTCCTTTCACCACGGCAGAGATCGGTCGCTCGATGCACCGCGGTTACCCGGCAGACGCAATCTTGCTAGACATGATGCACCATATTCACCGTTATTTCGGTTTCCCGATGTCCAACCAGATGGCGGTTGGTCTGGGCGGTGGTCACAGTGGTTTTACCGTGGCGATCATGCACCTGATGAACCCCAATCTTGATGGACAAAAACTGTTCGTTGATACACCTGCACCAGAAACTGAAGCGGCCAAGGCCGGTGGTTTCTTCCGCCAGAGCTGGGGCACGCAGATCGTTGAGATGCAGCGCTTTGCACAAAATGGCCACGACGACAAAGTGGTCTTTGCCGGTGACGAAGGCTCAATCCCAAGCGCGGATGAGCTGGACGCAATGGGCATCACCTTGTTTGTGGGTGTTGGCCACGAAACGACAGGTGCCACCACCTACACCGAGGAAGAAGTCAAAGGCCTGCTCGAATGGCTGGACCGTGATCCAGAAAACCGCCACGCGATGATCGATGCGACATCAATGCTGGGTGCGATGCCATGGTCACAAGACGTTGTTGACGGGTTTCTGACCAAATGTAACATCTTCACCCCGTTCCAAAAGGCGATCGGTGGGATCTCTGGCTATTTCTTGGCGTCGTTCACGCCAGCGGCAATCCAGCTGATCGAAGACAACCAAAAAAACCCGGCATGGGCCATCGCGCGTCAGTTGAAGCTGGTTGTGCCAAAAGATGCCAAAAAACCATTGAGCGGTGAAAAAACCGTTGGCTTGGGCCCGTTCTATGATCCAGCCGCAAACAAAATGATCGGTGGTGTGATCAACACGTTCTCTTCGCTTGCCTTTGCTGAAACTACATTTGGCTTGCTGCGGGTTGAGAAAAAGTTCGGCGCCTCCAGCGTGATGAACCAGCGTTCTGCTGATAACCGTCAACGCATCAATGACTGGCTGGCGGGTCAGGACCTGCTGCGTGCCGGTGTTGCAAATGCAGACAAACGGGGTGCTGCTGTGACCCTGCTGGCGGTCAATGACCCCGACATCACCGATGCAGATGTGCACGCTCGTATCATCGCACGCTCCAAGCAGTTGCTGGGCTACGAAGGCCTGACCCATCCAAATGGCTGGCACGAGGCTGGCCTTGATGCTGCGCGTTACGTCAACGCATTCCCTGGCACGCCCGGTGATTACCGCGCATGGATGGGTGGTATTCGTGAGCAAGACGATATCGTCGCGCTGCTTGAGAACATCAGCTACGCCTACCTCCGCGCCAAAATTGTTGTTCTGGAAGAGTTGCTGGCCGCAGATGGCACAACCTTTGATGCGCCAGAAGAATCCGGTGCAAATGTCCGCAAGGACGATCCAAACCGCGCTTACCGTATTCTGATCGCCGATCTGGTTGGCCTGAAGTTCGGTGCTGATGGCGAGCCTGACCCTTCCGAGGTTCAAGCCCATATTGAGGCCAATGGCGGTACCTTCACCGTTGGCGCATGGGACGGTTCCGACCTGCCAGCCGGTCAGCACTTCTTCTATCAGCCTGACCTCAGCACCAATGAAGAACTGACAGCCGCCTGCTGTGGCAACCAGTATGACGCGGTGATCGCAGCGGCGACCTTCTTCCCAGACGGCGCAACCTTCCCCGAAGGCGGCGTGCGTATCGGTGCCGGCACCGGTAATATGGCCTGCGCTTGCTGGGGCGGCGGTGACGGCGCGGGCGGTTCTGCCCCGCTGATGAACACCCCAAGCTTCAACAGCCGTGCGACTGCACAGATGGCAATGAAGGCCCTGCTGAAGGTTATGCCAAACCTCGACGTGGCTGACATGCACGACCGGGTTGTCAAAGGCGACTTTGATACCGGCAAGCACCTGCGTGACTATCCAACCGAAAAGTTGGAAGGCAAGCGCATGGCCGTGATCAGCTATGGCAACATCGGCCGCGAAGTGGCCAAACTGGCCAAAGCGTTCGGCATGAGCGTTTCGATCTTTGCCCGTGAAAACCACCGCAAGTGGATCGAATCCGAAGGTTACACCTTTGCCGCAACCCCAGAAGAAGCCGCCGCTGGTGCCGACGTTCTGTCGCCCCACACTGGTCTGGGTGCAAAGGGTGCCGACGGCACATTCGCCAACGCTGGTCTGGTTGGCGCATCGGTTCTGAACGCGCTCAATGATGGTGCAATCATCGTGAACTACGACCGTGGTGAAGTGATCGACGCTGACGCGCTGCACGCTGCCATGGACAGCGGCAAGGTCGCCTATGCAGCCATCGATGCGGACCTGTTCGTCAACGACGACGGTAGCCTGTTTGGCCCAATGGTGCCGTACCGCCCACTGATCGAAGCCTTCCCTGGCCGTCTGGAACTGCTGCCACACGCCGCAGCTGATACCGAGCACACCTCGCGTGTGGATGGTGCCAAGCAAGCGGTTGATCAGATCCTGTCGTGCATCCGCTATCGCCACGTCATCAACTGCAAGGGCGACGTGCCAGCCGGCTACACCAGCGGCGGCGCACAAACCGTGCCAGGTGTTGGCAAGGTATCCGGTTCGGTCATCGCCAATGCGGCAGCCGATACAGATGCCCTTGGCCGTCTGCGTGATGCGTCGGAAACACTGGCCGCGATCTGGGGCGCGATTGAATCCACCCGCGACCCAATCCGCCGCGCCGAGCTGATCGCCAGCCACGGCGAAGCCCTGACTTTGGCCGCCAACACCCTGCGCACCGATTGCGACGCGCTGGGTCTGAACGGTGGCTATGCATAA
- a CDS encoding adenosine kinase yields MSKYQVVGIGNAVVDVISQSDDAFLSRMGIDKGIMQLTDQERGEFLYSQMENRKQMAGGSVANTIAGLGALGLSTGFIGRVNDDELGQFYSKEMADAGTDFVNPPVTGDMPTSRCMIFVSPDGERSMNTYLGISTELGPEDVQEEVAGQAKLLFLEGYLFDKAKGKAAFQAAAKACRDGGGKAGISLSDPFCVDRHRDDFRALVKDLDFVLGNEHEWKSLYQTEDLGTALEQAASESGLIVCTRSGQEVVVAQGGETITVPVRAVVPTDTTGAGDQFATGFIYGMATGQSLEVSGRMGCIAAAEVIGHYGARPEADVMTLFKNEGLVE; encoded by the coding sequence ATGAGCAAGTACCAAGTTGTCGGCATCGGAAATGCCGTTGTTGATGTGATCAGCCAAAGTGATGACGCATTCTTGTCCCGAATGGGGATCGACAAGGGCATCATGCAACTGACCGATCAAGAGCGTGGTGAATTCCTGTACAGCCAAATGGAAAACCGCAAACAAATGGCCGGCGGATCAGTCGCAAACACAATCGCGGGTCTTGGCGCATTGGGTTTGAGCACCGGCTTCATTGGTCGCGTGAATGACGATGAGCTTGGTCAATTCTATTCCAAAGAAATGGCGGATGCAGGCACTGATTTTGTCAATCCACCAGTGACAGGTGATATGCCAACATCGCGTTGCATGATCTTTGTCTCGCCAGATGGCGAGCGGTCGATGAATACCTATCTGGGAATCTCGACCGAACTGGGGCCAGAGGATGTGCAAGAAGAGGTCGCCGGTCAGGCGAAGCTGCTGTTCCTTGAAGGCTATCTGTTTGACAAAGCCAAGGGCAAAGCGGCGTTTCAGGCGGCTGCAAAAGCTTGCCGTGACGGTGGTGGCAAGGCCGGGATTTCGCTGTCTGATCCGTTTTGTGTCGACCGTCACCGCGATGATTTCCGCGCATTGGTCAAAGATCTGGATTTTGTGCTGGGGAACGAGCATGAATGGAAATCGCTCTATCAAACCGAAGATCTGGGTACCGCACTGGAGCAAGCAGCCTCTGAAAGCGGTCTGATTGTCTGCACGCGCTCAGGACAAGAGGTAGTCGTTGCCCAGGGTGGCGAGACCATCACCGTACCTGTCCGTGCCGTTGTGCCCACCGACACCACTGGCGCAGGCGATCAATTTGCCACCGGGTTCATCTATGGCATGGCCACCGGACAAAGCCTTGAAGTGTCCGGTCGTATGGGCTGTATTGCTGCAGCTGAGGTCATCGGCCATTACGGCGCCCGCCCCGAGGCGGATGTGATGACGTTGTTCAAGAATGAGGGGTTGGTAGAGTAG
- the nth gene encoding endonuclease III, with amino-acid sequence MARQLDYHTIREIFTRFHAQEAEPKGELEHVNVYTLVVAVALSAQATDAGVNKATRELFKIADTPQKMLDLGEEALIDHIKTIGLFRNKAKNVIKLSRILVDDYGGEVPNSRAALESLPGVGRKTANVVLNMWWGMPTQAVDTHIFRVGNRSGICPGKDVNAVERAVEDNIPADFQHHAHHWLILHGRYHCKARKPLCGTCLIRDLCEFEDKNL; translated from the coding sequence ATGGCCAGACAGCTAGATTATCATACCATTCGCGAAATCTTTACCCGGTTTCATGCGCAAGAGGCCGAACCTAAAGGTGAGCTGGAGCATGTGAACGTCTATACTTTGGTGGTCGCTGTCGCACTAAGTGCGCAAGCCACCGATGCTGGCGTTAACAAAGCTACGCGCGAATTATTCAAAATTGCCGATACGCCGCAAAAGATGCTGGATTTGGGTGAAGAGGCTTTGATCGATCATATCAAAACCATTGGCCTATTTCGCAATAAGGCCAAAAACGTGATCAAACTGTCGCGTATTCTGGTCGATGACTATGGTGGTGAGGTGCCCAACTCTCGGGCAGCGCTAGAATCATTGCCGGGTGTGGGTCGCAAAACGGCCAACGTGGTGTTGAACATGTGGTGGGGCATGCCCACGCAAGCGGTAGACACGCACATCTTTCGCGTTGGCAATCGCTCTGGCATTTGCCCCGGTAAAGATGTTAACGCGGTGGAGCGCGCAGTTGAAGACAACATTCCGGCTGATTTTCAGCATCACGCCCATCACTGGCTGATCCTGCACGGCCGATATCATTGTAAGGCACGTAAACCGCTATGCGGCACCTGCCTGATCCGAGACCTATGTGAATTTGAGGACAAGAACCTATGA
- a CDS encoding bifunctional helix-turn-helix domain-containing protein/methylated-DNA--[protein]-cysteine S-methyltransferase, producing MNAQTQEGYHFQVMRRAIDLIDQGDPGQSLNDLAAEMNMSPAHFQRLFTTWVGVSPKRYQQYLALGHAKSLLEQRFTTLDTAHELGLSGSGRLHDLFLRWEAMSPGEYARKGNGLKIYWGWFDSPFGLSLVMGTEKGICGIGFAEEMGEEATMEDLTSRWPNAEFIEDPMMLRPWVLTAYGAGDQISEKAPLYLIGSALQIKVWEALLTIPSGHVTTYSEIARVINRPRAVRAVGTAVGRNPISLLIPCHRALRKSGGLGGYHWGLPVKRAILAWESARQEA from the coding sequence ATGAATGCACAAACACAAGAAGGTTATCATTTTCAAGTCATGCGCCGGGCGATTGATCTGATCGATCAAGGGGACCCAGGGCAATCGTTGAATGATCTGGCTGCGGAAATGAACATGAGTCCCGCACATTTTCAGCGGCTATTCACTACATGGGTCGGTGTTTCGCCTAAACGATATCAGCAGTATCTGGCGTTGGGTCATGCGAAATCCCTGCTGGAGCAGCGATTTACAACGCTGGATACTGCACATGAGCTGGGCCTGTCGGGATCAGGTCGTTTGCATGATCTCTTTTTGCGGTGGGAGGCGATGAGCCCGGGCGAATATGCCCGCAAAGGCAATGGGCTGAAAATCTACTGGGGATGGTTTGATAGCCCCTTTGGTCTGTCACTGGTGATGGGGACGGAAAAGGGCATCTGTGGCATCGGTTTTGCTGAGGAAATGGGCGAAGAGGCAACGATGGAAGATCTGACCTCGCGTTGGCCAAATGCAGAATTTATCGAGGATCCGATGATGCTGCGTCCTTGGGTGTTGACCGCATATGGCGCGGGTGACCAAATCTCTGAGAAAGCGCCGCTCTATTTGATTGGTTCTGCCTTGCAGATCAAAGTGTGGGAGGCGTTGCTGACAATCCCCTCTGGCCATGTCACGACCTATTCCGAGATTGCGCGCGTTATAAATCGGCCACGTGCCGTGCGAGCGGTGGGCACCGCTGTGGGGCGTAACCCGATCAGCCTGTTGATCCCATGTCACCGTGCGCTGCGCAAAAGCGGCGGTTTGGGTGGCTACCACTGGGGGTTGCCCGTCAAACGCGCCATTTTGGCTTGGGAATCTGCCCGGCAAGAGGCCTGA
- a CDS encoding OmpA family protein, producing MTRARNSMTIVAGISALLVAGCTDPGQLGGTNPNQKAQTGAILGGLVGAGAGAVLSDDKAKGAIIGGVLGAAGGAVYGNYLDKQEAELRQNLDSQDIQITNTGDRLILTMPEDVLFNVDSATVSPVLRGDLTTVARSLQDYPDSSVQVIGHTDNTGSADHNQNLSERRANAVSDVLHEGGVPYNRVQSFGRGEDQPVASNLTDEGRAQNRRVDIVILPNAT from the coding sequence ATGACCCGAGCACGTAATTCCATGACCATCGTGGCTGGCATCTCCGCATTGTTGGTGGCCGGCTGTACCGACCCCGGCCAACTGGGTGGAACCAATCCCAATCAGAAAGCGCAAACAGGCGCAATTCTGGGCGGTCTCGTCGGAGCCGGCGCCGGTGCGGTTTTGAGTGATGACAAAGCCAAAGGCGCGATCATTGGCGGCGTTTTGGGTGCTGCAGGTGGCGCTGTTTATGGCAACTACCTTGACAAACAAGAGGCGGAACTACGCCAGAACCTTGATAGTCAGGATATCCAGATCACCAACACCGGTGATCGACTGATCCTGACCATGCCAGAGGATGTTCTGTTCAACGTCGATAGCGCCACTGTCAGCCCGGTGTTGCGCGGCGACCTGACAACGGTTGCGCGTAGCCTGCAAGATTATCCCGACAGCTCGGTTCAGGTGATTGGACATACTGACAACACCGGCAGTGCAGATCACAACCAAAACCTGTCAGAGCGCCGCGCCAACGCGGTTTCTGATGTGCTGCATGAGGGTGGCGTGCCTTATAACCGGGTGCAAAGCTTTGGTCGTGGTGAAGATCAGCCCGTTGCGTCCAACCTGACCGATGAAGGCCGCGCACAAAACCGTCGGGTTGATATCGTGATCTTGCCAAACGCGACTTGA